The Ipomoea triloba cultivar NCNSP0323 chromosome 4, ASM357664v1 DNA segment TGCAATCAAAATGTGGGATAATCAACTAGAAGGCCAAAAACGTTGATCTTCAACTTCATCCACAAACTCTCCAAGACAAAGATTTCTGGCCTTCTAGTTGATTATCCCAAATTTTGATTGCAGATTTAGGAGAGCAAAAACCTAATTTGAAGAAATATGTGCGCAGGATGTTGAAAGCAGTcacaaatttctttaatttggagTGCAAAACCTGAATTTACAGTTTtacccttcattttaacacctACTTAACGCCAAAGCTaacggaggaccattttggcttaaaattcaaaagtcgGAGGATcactttgggtgcaattaaaagtcaagggaccaattTAAGAAAAGACCATAGTCGGatgaccattttgggaattaactctaatgTTAAATTAGCAGCACATACAAAATTATGAATTGGAAGTTGAAGCTAGATAAGGAGCtgatcttttcattttttgatgttttgatgTAGCCGGTATTCCCAACCTTAAATGGTTTGGAGTTGACAAGGAATACAATGTTATGGTCATTGATCTTCTTGGTCCTAGTTTGGAAGATCTCTTCAACTACTGCAATAGAAAGTTCTCTCTAAAAACCGTTTTGATGCTTGCTGATCAACTAGTACGTAATATTACCTATATACTCTAGATCTACATCATGACATCTACTTGGTGTCTTGGTTTGTTGCTTATCTATTTTAGGTTACAATTCTATCATGTTTCACGTTCAGATTAATAGAGTTGAATACATGCACTGTAGAGGATTTCTACACCGTGATATAAAGCCAGACAACTTCTTAATGGGCTTAGGTCGCAAAGCAAAtcaggttttttatttttcctactttattttgaaaagttgtgTTTTTGACTCCCTTACTTCCTTACATATGGCTTAGATTTTCTAAATGCAGTAATAAATACTTTGTAAAGATTTTAGCATGTCTTTAGGCTTGATAGCCAGATTTTAACAGTTCAAATTCTTGAGCAGGTTTATGCAATAGACTTTGGCCTTGCTAAAAAGTATAAGGATCTCCAGACTCATAAGCATATACCATACAGGTCTGACGCTATTAACTCTTTAATGCTAATGATCAGAAATTTCAGAATTTGAGTCTAAGCAGACGTTTTGTTGATActctaggaaaaaaaaaacattttctttgaTTAGTGCAATGTTTGAATCAGTCAAGATATATTAATACttgtatatatcatatatgatatatatatgggtaGGATTAAATGAGAACATGGTCCTCTTATAAAAAGTGAGGACTTATCTCAACCATCCATAAAGGTTCATCAATGGTTGAgggttttaataaaaaaacacggggtcaattttataattattaaaaacttttaagagcggagttcattttataattattgcaaacttgaaagtttagtaatGGTAAGATACTAAGATCCTAGCCTTTGATTTATTAAGATGGAGGATGTGGATGTGTCCTCACTTTTTATAGGGGAGGTGTTCTCACCTGAACCATCCCCTATATATAGATCATTAGTCATTAAATATTGGCCTCGATGTTTACTATGGGGAAAGGGTATGTATGTTGCTGCTGCACTCTCTTTCTCCATGTTTGGGCAATTTGTCTCGTAACAACATCCTTTGCAATGTTTTTCCCCTTTTCAATATCCAGGGAAAACAAAAATCTGACAGGCACAGCTCGCTATGCTAGTGTCAATACACACCTTGGTGTTGGTGAGTTTACTTCCTAGGCAAGTTGTTTGAGTTTACTAAAAGGTGCATTTATGAATTACTACCGGAAtttctgtttttattttcctGACAGAACAAAGCAGGCGGGATGATTTGGAGTCATTGGGTTATGTACTTATGTACTTCCTCAGAGGAAGGTTGGATTCTGAGAGTTGCTACCTTTTCTTCTTCGTTCTTGTCCGGAGTTCTCCTCCCAATGTATATCTTGATCATATTGACATAACTACAGAGCTTTATGCATTGTTTTTTCTTGCTTCAGCCTTCCTTGGCAGGGATTAAAAGCTGGTACTAAAAAGCAGAAATATGACAAAATCAGTGAGAAGAAGATGTTAACTCCTATAGAGGTACTTCCTATGCCAATGAAAAATGCAATATAGGCGCATATCTAAACTTGTCAATATTTCTGAATTTTGACGGCACCTTTTATTTTGACTCTCAATTGCAACAACGGGTGCTTGATATCTCTGACTTTATGGGCTGGGCTTACTAAATGATTTTACTTGATAATTGTGGAAACAGGTGCTGTGCAAATCATACCCCTCCGAGTTCATTTCATATTTTCACTATTGTCGATCATTGCGCTTTGAAGACAGACCTGACTATTCTTATCTGAAACGGCTTTTCCGCGACTTGTTTATTCGCGAAGGTATGGGGAAAATGTGACTCTGTTCTCTTTTAATAGTCCAACAGACATAAGTTGTGGTGTCTGCATCTTGACCGTCTTATCTCCACAGGTTATCAATTTGACTATGTTTTTGATTGGACAATTTTGAAATATCCTCAGATTGGCTCCAGTTCCAGAGGGCGAGTAGGTGCTCATAAATTTTTTCCTGTAATTGTTGCTTAAATTTGCCTATGTATGTCGGTTTTACTTTGCATTTTCATTTTGCCAGAATCCTATTGGATTAAGTGCTAGGCCATCTGCAGAAGGACCGGGAAAGACAGCAGGTGTTTCTCTTGAAACTCACCAAATGTTATCTCGCCTTTACCAAAATCTAATCATTCGATATTTGACCTTTGCCCATTTCACCAAATACCTGGACCCTTTGTGTGAAATTTTGACCATTGCATGACaagtgatatttgatattttgattcTGCAGGTCTAGATATTCGGGACAGGTTTTCTGGTGCTGTTGAAGAATTTTCTAGGAGAAATGCTTCAGGTTCTGGTCGGCATGGTGAACACTCGAGACACAAATCAGATGATGTACCTTTGTCTAAAGATGTGGTAAGCATTTCTTCACTCTCGCCGATGTTTTAATTTATGGGGATAAAAATTTCTGCTATCTTTTGTATGGTAAGAATTCTGTCTTCCATCTTCTCTTTCCTTTATTTAGGTTACCCAAGTTGCTAAACAGTCCTAGCAATGCTTTTATCCTATCAAATGATTTCTAAGTTTATCACGACCACATGTACTAAAAGTGGTTGTAATTATTATCTGCAGCAAGCCAATTCAGAGAAAGGCCAAACTTCCCGAAATGGTAGCTCTTCAAAGAGAGCTGCGATTTCAAACACCCGACCAAGTTCTTCTGCTGAAGCTACTGATGGTCACTCTAGCAGAATAGTGCCGAGCATTGGCCGTTTGTCTTCCACGCAGAAACTCAAACCCGATGGCAAAGTTAAACCATCATCCTTCTTCCGTACTGGACTCTCAAAGAGCACTCGAGATGATGCTTTTCGGAGCTTTGAGTTCCTCTCGTTAAGGAAGTAGATACATTTTAAAGAGAAATACCTCTTTCTCTAAGTTGGTGTTCAGGCCTGCTCAACATGTATCAATGCAAATTTCAAATGTGTCTCTGCTGCAACCGGAGCCTCTTCTGTTGCGTATCAATGTCTCGTTTTGTGGCCATTGCGATGCGCTTAGAAAACTCATCCAAGGAAATAATTTGAGTATAGCATAAGAGCTCTCATGTATTGTTGTAATAAATATTGTTTATGTATCAAAAATGTTGTGTACTTTACCTATAATCTGACAGGACATTAAAGTTGAATGTATCTCACCATGTTTCTTGTTGAATTAAGCACCTTTTCCTAGTGCCAAAGTAAGCTTTTTAATATGTTTccttttcaaatataataatgctTCTGATCTTGAGACCTCTTATAAATAGTTTCACACTGACTAAATACCATACTTTGAAGTAATAAAGATTTGAAATGAAGTTAACTCTCCTCCATATAATCTttcatgtttattattcattggtcactctttcttctttgcttatttacTTCAATTAAACCTCTATTAATTAAACTAGACACAAAATGGGACAGAAAGAGTACTTTTTGTGCATTTTATGCAACTTTCAGACCAAAACACTTATATAGCTTACAAATAGCTTTGCCTGTTTGCAAAGGCAAATGTTTACACAAATTAGTCATGTAATGACAAAAAGCAAGAACTGAGTGTCCAGCTGCCATAGGTGCATATGGGTGacaattcaatcatcaatcatTATAGAGATATATCAAATTGCTGCATACTACACCATTCACATTGCTGGAGTATATCAACCAAACCAAATGCCAAACAAACATAATTTTATAGTGCCTGATAATATTTCAACAATCAACATAAGATCCACTGCAAAAAGGTTCCAAAAATGCATATGATAAATGATATGACAAAATTGTGTCTTTCTCGGTACAAGAGAAGCATAAACTAAAGAGACAATCCTTGATATAAGGCAGAAGACCTAATATTCTAAGAAAATGGATTTTAGGCTGTGCTCTCCTTCTTAAGCTTTGCAAGCTCCTGTCTCACAATTCCAGCCTTCTGCAGATATTGAATAAAAAACATGTCAGTTTGTTGACGGAGAGACAAAAATAGTCGCATTTTACTCTaactaggacaaaaaataaaaataaaacaaccccaatattttatgcaaaagcATGGAAAAGGTGAGCAGCAGAAAACATATGAACTCAATTTGATCAATGAAATTAAGATTTCGTTGAACAGAGTAGGTAAGATGATTCATTAAATACATAACAATCTATACAAACCTTGATTTTTGCCAACATGATCTTGAACCTGTCAAAATCATTTAGAGAAGCCCTCCTCTTCTGCACAATCAACTTCCTGCCCCAGGAGCTGTTCTCCCACTTGTTCTTGACATCTGACAGCAAATAGAACATAGAACATAGaacataaattaaataacaataaTGGAAAGGAATAGACCCATAGTTTAAGAACATGGGCCCACCAGCAGCCTCCATGGCAGCAATCAAAGTCTTCTTCTTTGGGACCCTTTTTATGTCAATTGTTATATCTGTGAGTGTAAGCCTCTTGAAGTTCATTTGGCTCCGCACCATGTCAGGGGCATCAACAAGTGCCtattaatttgaaaaatgaacaaaacaacTTAAACTCCGAACAAACAAATGGAAAGATATGTATATAGAATTATCAGCACCCTAATAAAGCTACACTACCTATAGCACATATAGGCCAGGTAAAGATCAATACAATACAATAATTGATTACAAAATGCTATGCCCAAATCTATCAGTGATTCTAAAATCCCAGTGAAGAACATATAATATCATATATTAGACATGGCCTCAGATCATATACACATCTCTGTCATGTAAATATGATCAGACAATGTAggcaaatatatattttcccaTCACAGGCCAAACTATAAATATACTTGCTTTTCAGCTAAAATCAACAGAAACACGAAATGAAATTAAGCCTATTACACCAATACTTTGCAAAGAAAATTCAGGCAAAGACGGAAGatatatcaaaacaaataaGATTACCCTGTTCTGATCAATAACATCGACGATGACGACGAGCTTTCCATAGTCCTTTCCGTAGTTGACGAGAGCGACCCTTCCAATTTCAACGTACCTCTTGAACGGCTGCAAAATAGTATAAGAACGAAGATATAATCCAATGACACCAATATCAGAATTGCACACAGAAATAACTAATAGATAACTTCAGTAAAGACTCACCATTTTCGTCTACTGGAATGAGCAGGAGCGCCGGTTTATGCAGAGCGAGCTATCCCCGGTGTAAAATGCGGAGTTTTAGGGTTTGGATGGGAGGGTAGCGCTAGGGTTTTGCGGTGCTTCTTTGCACTTATATATACACTGAATCTGGGCCGAGCTGTTACCAACAATCCAAGATAATTCATCACTGGCCCGTTAGAATTTTAGATTCTACTATGTTTTGGTCCACTCatatttatatcgtggactctAGGTCAATACACCAAATTTGAGgtcataatgtacaaaattcatg contains these protein-coding regions:
- the LOC116016588 gene encoding casein kinase 1-like protein 11, with the protein product MEALIGDKFKMVRKIGSGSFGELYLGINVQSGEEVAIKLESVKTKHPQLHYESKIYSLLQGGTGIPNLKWFGVDKEYNVMVIDLLGPSLEDLFNYCNRKFSLKTVLMLADQLINRVEYMHCRGFLHRDIKPDNFLMGLGRKANQVYAIDFGLAKKYKDLQTHKHIPYRENKNLTGTARYASVNTHLGVEQSRRDDLESLGYVLMYFLRGSLPWQGLKAGTKKQKYDKISEKKMLTPIEVLCKSYPSEFISYFHYCRSLRFEDRPDYSYLKRLFRDLFIREGYQFDYVFDWTILKYPQIGSSSRGRNPIGLSARPSAEGPGKTAGLDIRDRFSGAVEEFSRRNASGSGRHGEHSRHKSDDVPLSKDVQANSEKGQTSRNGSSSKRAAISNTRPSSSAEATDGHSSRIVPSIGRLSSTQKLKPDGKVKPSSFFRTGLSKSTRDDAFRSFEFLSLRK
- the LOC116015287 gene encoding 60S ribosomal protein L14-2, encoding MPFKRYVEIGRVALVNYGKDYGKLVVIVDVIDQNRALVDAPDMVRSQMNFKRLTLTDITIDIKRVPKKKTLIAAMEAADVKNKWENSSWGRKLIVQKRRASLNDFDRFKIMLAKIKKAGIVRQELAKLKKESTA